One Brassica napus cultivar Da-Ae chromosome C2, Da-Ae, whole genome shotgun sequence DNA window includes the following coding sequences:
- the LOC111211440 gene encoding probable 1-acyl-sn-glycerol-3-phosphate acyltransferase 4 — MEVTGDSDNLKNRPLTPLRTLRGLIILLIFLSTAFMFLIYFAPPFALALRLLSVHQSRKSISFIFGHWLALWPYLFETINGTTVIFSGDTLPVEKRVLLIANHRTEVDWMYLWNIALRKGCLGYIKYVLKSSLMRLPIFGWGFHVLEFIPVERKREVDEPVMLQMLSSFKDPREPLWLALFPEGTDFTEEKCKRSQKFAAEAGLPTLSNVLLPKTRGFSVCLDALHNSLDAVYDLTIAYKPRCPSFMDNVFGTDPSEVHIHVKRVLTKEIPASEAESSAWLMDSFKSKDRLLSDFNAQGQFPNQRPEEELSILKCIATFGVIVSLTVLFLYLTLYSHSCFKVYVGLSFTYLSFATYYKFRPSPSVGCCKGGSSCKEAKTH, encoded by the exons ATGGAAGTTACCGGGGACTCTGATAACTTAAAGAACCGCCCCTTGACTCCTCTTAGGACTCTGAGGGGTCTCATCATCTTACTCATCTTCCTCTCTACTGCTTTCATGTTCCTCATCTACTTCGCACCACCTTTTGCTCTAGCTCTACGCCTTCTCAGCGTCCACCAATCTAGAAAATCTATATCCTTCATCTTTGGTCACTGGCTAGCTCTATGGCCTTACCTCTTCGAAACGATCAACGGAACAACAGTAATTTTCTCCGGAGACACCCTTCCCGTAGAGAAACGTGTTTTGCTAATAGCAAACCACAGGACAGAGGTGGACTGGATGTATCTTTGGAACATCGCATTGAGGAAAGGCTGTCTTGGCTACATCAAGTACGTCCTCAAGAGCAGCTTGATGAGGCTGCCTATCTTCGGATGGGGGTTTCATGTTCTTGAGTTTATACCAGTTGAGAGGAAGCGTGAGGTCGACGAGCCTGTTATGCTTCAAATGCTTTCATCGTTTAAAGACCCTCGTGAGCCCTTGTGGCTAGCTCTCTTCCCTGAAGGAACTGACTTCAC TGAAGAGAAATGCAAGAGAAGCCAAAAGTTTGCAGCCGAAGCTGGTCTTCCAACACTATCAAACGTACTTTTACCGAAGACAAGAGGCTTCAGCGTTTGCTTAGATGCTCTACATAACTCTTTGGATGCAGTTTATGATTTGACTATAGCGTATAAGCCTCGCTGCCCATCTTTCATGGACAATGTATTCGGAACTGATCCTTCAGAAGTTCACATCCACGTTAAGCGAGTTCTAACAAAGGAGATTCCAGCAAGCGAGGCAGAGTCTTCTGCTTGGTTAATGGATTCGTTTAAGTCCAAGGACAGGCTGCTATCTGATTTCAATGCTCAAGGGCAGTTCCCAAATCAAAGACCAGAAGAAGAACTATCTATTCTCAAGTGCATTGCAACATTTGGAGTGATAGTATCTTTGACGGTACTGTTTCTTTATCTGACCTTGTATTCACATAGCTGTTTCAAAGTATATGTTGGTCTAAGCTTCACATATTTGTCTTTTGCTACTTATTATAAGTTCCGGCCCTCACCATCTGTTGGTTGTTGTAAAGGAGGTTCTTCTTGTAAAGAAGCAAAAACCCATTAA
- the LOC125581733 gene encoding uncharacterized protein LOC125581733 yields the protein MPVTPEVILPIDPFVTPEFPRFSRLAHWMDLRGIYRVPFYINGREIEKEFFQKMDDAEKNLNKEHINVAFEMLNCKRVEQGAWFRNNNLPAACFVPVRFLEVVGYAYESVRKPHKKKQTLLEGCVGELVKGLIHPKKVWLEDVDVIYGVIEDKLSYHYIGVEIQLIDNTITLFHCGLPKANIKRALNQIQELAGKNSL from the exons ATGCCTGTAACACCTGAGGTAATCCTTCCAATTGATCCATTTGTGACACCTGAATTTCCTCGGTTTTCAAGGCTTGCACACTGGATGGATCTACGGGGCATATATCGTGT ACCGTTTTATATCAATGGAAGAGAAATTGAAAAAGAGTTCTTTCAAaaaatggacgatgcagaaaaGAATCTCAACAAAGAG CACATAAATGTTGCATTTGAAATGCTAAATTGTAAGAGGGTTGAGCAAGGTGCTTGGTTCCGCAACAACAATCTTCCAGCAGCATGCTTTGTACCAGTCAGATTcttagaagtggttgggtacgcTTATGAATCTGTCAGGAAGCcacataagaaaaaacaaacgtTATTGGAGGGCTGTGTAGGCGAACTTGTGAAAGGTTTAATACATCCAAAGAAGGTATGGCTGGAAGATGTTGATGTTATATATGGTGTCATTGAAGATAAGTTGAGCTATCACTATATTGGGGTGGAGATACAATTGATTGATAACACAATCACACTCTTCCATTGTGGTCTTCCAAAAGCAAATATCAAACGTGCTCTTAATCAAATCCAAGAACTGGCAGGTAAAAACTCTTtgtga
- the LOC111211436 gene encoding uncharacterized protein LOC111211436 isoform X2, whose product MLEAADDSNVLNRGFSQLQNCFGDCSSEEELTVLPRHTKVVVTGNNRTKSVLVGLQGVVQKAVGLGGWHWLVLTNGIEVKLQRNALSVIEAPTGNEEDDDVEVEHTQWNPSDMTCEDTLKPHKSKQRGYRSARLSHKAMCRALSSDAHSKSSTITPRVNMKVDLSKLDMPALQRYIRHFNLVDTLPNPSKEQLLEIVQRHFMSQEMDELQVIMGFVQAAKGMKKACRWNLREHQKH is encoded by the exons ATGCTGGAAGCTGCTGATGACTCAAACGTCCTCAACAGAGGATTCTCTCAGCTTCAGAATTGCTTCGGTGATTGCAGTAGCGAAGAAGAATTAACCGTCCTGCCACGCCATACAAAAGTTGTCGTCACCGGAAACAACCGTACCAAATCTGTCCTCGTCGGTCTTCAAGGCGTTGTTCAGAAAGCCGTCGGACTCGGTGGTTGGCATTGGCTG GTTTTGACAAATGGAATCGAAGTGAAGTTGCAGAGGAATGCGCTTAGTGTCATTGAAGCTCCTACAGGAaacgaagaagacgatgatGTTGAAGTCGAGCATACGCAATGGAATCCATCTGATATGA CATGTGAAGACACTTTGAAGCCTCACAAGTCGAAGCAAAGAGGATACAGATCAGCGCGATTATCACATAAGGCAATGTGCAGGGCCTTATCTTCTGACGCACACTCAAAAAGCTCGACTATTACTCCTCGTGTGAACATG AAGGTTGATCTTAGCAAATTGGATATGCCTGCATTACAGAGATACATACGACATTTTAACCTC GTGGATACACTTCCTAATCCGTCAAAGGAGCAGCTACTTGAGATTGTTCAGAGACACTTCATGTCTCAG GAAATGGATGAGCTTCAGGTTATTATGGGATTCGTTCAAGCTGCAAAAGGAATGAAGAAAGCTTGCAGGTGGAATTTAAGAGAACACCAGAAACACTGA
- the LOC111211436 gene encoding uncharacterized protein LOC111211436 isoform X3 has protein sequence MLEAADDSNVLNRGFSQLQNCFGDCSSEEELTVLPRHTKVVVTGNNRTKSVLVGLQGVVQKAVGLGGWHWLVLTNGIEVKLQRNALSVIEAPTGNEEDDDVEVEHTQWNPSDMTCEDTLKPHKSKQRGYRSARLSHKAMCRALSSDAHSKSSTITPRVNMVDLSKLDMPALQRYIRHFNLVDTLPNPSKEQLLEIVQRHFMSQEMDELQVIMGFVQAAKGMKKACRWNLREHQKH, from the exons ATGCTGGAAGCTGCTGATGACTCAAACGTCCTCAACAGAGGATTCTCTCAGCTTCAGAATTGCTTCGGTGATTGCAGTAGCGAAGAAGAATTAACCGTCCTGCCACGCCATACAAAAGTTGTCGTCACCGGAAACAACCGTACCAAATCTGTCCTCGTCGGTCTTCAAGGCGTTGTTCAGAAAGCCGTCGGACTCGGTGGTTGGCATTGGCTG GTTTTGACAAATGGAATCGAAGTGAAGTTGCAGAGGAATGCGCTTAGTGTCATTGAAGCTCCTACAGGAaacgaagaagacgatgatGTTGAAGTCGAGCATACGCAATGGAATCCATCTGATATGA CATGTGAAGACACTTTGAAGCCTCACAAGTCGAAGCAAAGAGGATACAGATCAGCGCGATTATCACATAAGGCAATGTGCAGGGCCTTATCTTCTGACGCACACTCAAAAAGCTCGACTATTACTCCTCGTGTGAACATG GTTGATCTTAGCAAATTGGATATGCCTGCATTACAGAGATACATACGACATTTTAACCTC GTGGATACACTTCCTAATCCGTCAAAGGAGCAGCTACTTGAGATTGTTCAGAGACACTTCATGTCTCAG GAAATGGATGAGCTTCAGGTTATTATGGGATTCGTTCAAGCTGCAAAAGGAATGAAGAAAGCTTGCAGGTGGAATTTAAGAGAACACCAGAAACACTGA
- the LOC111211436 gene encoding uncharacterized protein LOC111211436 isoform X1 → MLEAADDSNVLNRGFSQLQNCFGDCSSEEELTVLPRHTKVVVTGNNRTKSVLVGLQGVVQKAVGLGGWHWLVLTNGIEVKLQRNALSVIEAPTGNEEDDDVEVEHTQWNPSDMSKLGSLSEKICQLFEVECSLIVCVAACEDTLKPHKSKQRGYRSARLSHKAMCRALSSDAHSKSSTITPRVNMKVDLSKLDMPALQRYIRHFNLVDTLPNPSKEQLLEIVQRHFMSQEMDELQVIMGFVQAAKGMKKACRWNLREHQKH, encoded by the exons ATGCTGGAAGCTGCTGATGACTCAAACGTCCTCAACAGAGGATTCTCTCAGCTTCAGAATTGCTTCGGTGATTGCAGTAGCGAAGAAGAATTAACCGTCCTGCCACGCCATACAAAAGTTGTCGTCACCGGAAACAACCGTACCAAATCTGTCCTCGTCGGTCTTCAAGGCGTTGTTCAGAAAGCCGTCGGACTCGGTGGTTGGCATTGGCTG GTTTTGACAAATGGAATCGAAGTGAAGTTGCAGAGGAATGCGCTTAGTGTCATTGAAGCTCCTACAGGAaacgaagaagacgatgatGTTGAAGTCGAGCATACGCAATGGAATCCATCTGATATGAGTAAGCTTGGTTCCTTGTCGGAAAAAATCTGTCAACTCTTCGAAGTTGAATGTTCTTTGATCGTGTGTGTTGCAGCATGTGAAGACACTTTGAAGCCTCACAAGTCGAAGCAAAGAGGATACAGATCAGCGCGATTATCACATAAGGCAATGTGCAGGGCCTTATCTTCTGACGCACACTCAAAAAGCTCGACTATTACTCCTCGTGTGAACATG AAGGTTGATCTTAGCAAATTGGATATGCCTGCATTACAGAGATACATACGACATTTTAACCTC GTGGATACACTTCCTAATCCGTCAAAGGAGCAGCTACTTGAGATTGTTCAGAGACACTTCATGTCTCAG GAAATGGATGAGCTTCAGGTTATTATGGGATTCGTTCAAGCTGCAAAAGGAATGAAGAAAGCTTGCAGGTGGAATTTAAGAGAACACCAGAAACACTGA
- the LOC125582274 gene encoding uncharacterized protein LOC125582274 — protein sequence MEVLCICGQWISKESLQWEFLVDLKRNASIISIEEDLLYEDLMKIVSEDFSVKEEEISLSYGNTRQLRTFISKTRAFDGTCRLCVKVSTDPASCNTQASDTFASTVPLNVNPMILSTVQREKQSLLYEGVSAVPLNALPDFSPVHIGLLQFSTDPASCVSAVPLNALPDFSPVHIGLSPTTRGAGDIKVNSYFKIKRELMLRMKKWALEWKFEYKTVSSNKSRVLLSCVDENITWRMRAIKLPLSDFFVVKKYVHEHTCDTTHRKANHRQASAKLLGSLICSNYGEKKEGLKPKQIIEQVRMLHGVHINYKQAWRVREEAQILVRGTPEDSYYNLSRWLYKITETNPGSLTYQHVDAAGKFKYAFVAFGPSIRGFSLMRRVIAVDGTFLKGKFNGTLLAACAQDGNYHLYPLAFAVVDAENGASWKWFFRGLSQKIPDASDLVFVSDRANSISSALEDVYPLSHHGICRIHLLRNITPTYAKTGLLPLVESAADAYTCHEFWLIFKDIKDKCPELAKYLEDSDFRKWARSYAPANRYNIMTTNIAESLNSMLRMPRELPIISLLETIRLTMTTWFFERREAAAKHKHLVTPKVVQKLVSRLGAAMLLNVYQVDRSEFEVKNETMKFVVDLEKRHCTCNVFDIDKIPCIHAIAAAKHIKRDENLFVDASHLTETWAKAYAESIHPGGELSTSTYPENIDELSCPPPSTKKKSGRPPTKRKRSVGEFGVPGSKSQSHKCSRCGTGGHNKSTCERPIG from the exons ATGGAAGTTTTGTGCATTTGTGGACAATGGATCTCAAAAGAATCTCTCCAGTGGGAGTTTCTTGTTGATTTGAAGAGGAATGCATCAATCATTTCCATAGAAGAAGATCTACTGTATGAAGATTTGATGAAGATTGTCTCTGAAGATTTTAGTGTTAAAGAGGAAGAAATCAGTTTGAGTTATG GTAATACTCGTCAGCTCAGAACTTTCATTTCCAAGACTAGAGCATTTGATGGAACCTGTCGTTTGTGTGTTAag GTTAGTACTGATCCAGCTAGCTGTAACACtcaagcttctgatacatttgcttctaCTGTTCCACTGAATGTCAATCCAATGATTCTTTCTACTGTGCAGAGAGAAAAACAG AGTCTTCTATATGAAGGTGTTTCTGCAGTTCCTCTGAATGCTCTTCCGGATTTTAGCCCTGTTCATATTGGACTTTTGCAGTTTAGTACTGATCCAGCTAGCT GTGTTTCTGCAGTTCCTCTGAATGCTCTTCCGGATTTTAGCCCTGTCCATATTGGACTTTCACCAACCACGAGAGGAGCTGGCGATATTAAGGTGAATAGCTATTTTAAGATAAAGAGAGAGTtgatgttgaggatgaagaaatgggcTTTAGAGTGGAAGTTTGAGTACAAGACTGTCTCTTCTAACAAGTCAAGAGTGCTTTTGAGTTGTGTTGATGAAAATATCACGTGGAGGATGCGTGCTATCAAGCTacctctttcagattttttcgttGTTAAAAAGTATGTTCATGAGCATACATGCGATACAACACACAGGAAAGCCAACCACAGACAAGCATCTGCAAAGTTGTTGGGTTCTTTGATTTGCAGCAATTATGGAGAAAAAAAGGAAGGTCTCAAACCGAAACAGATCATTGAACAGGTCAGGATGCTGCATGGTGTTCACATCAATTACAAACAAGCTTGGAGAGTGAGAGAAGAAGCTCAGATTTTGGTTAGAGGGACTCCTGAAGACAGCTATTACAATTTGTCTAGGTGGTTGTATAAAATCACAGAAACAAACCCTGGTTCCTTGACTTATCAACATGTGGATGCTGCAGGAAAGTTCAAGTATGCATTTGTGGCTTTTGGTCCTTCGATAAGGGGATTCTCATTGATGAGGAGAGTTATTGCAGTAGATGGTACATTTCTGAAGGGAAAATTCAATGGGACTTTATTGGCAGCTTGTGCTCAAGATGGGAATTATCATCTATATCCTCTCGCCTTTGCAGTGGTTGACGCAGAAAATGGCGCCTCTTGGAAATGGTTCTTTAGAGGTTTGAGCCAGAAGATCCCGGACGCTTCGGATCTTGTTTTTGTATCAGACAGGGCTAACTCCATTTCTTCAGCGTTGGAGGATGTATATCCCTTATCTCACCATGGAATTTGCAGGATCCATCTGCTCCGCAACATCACTCCTACATATGCGAAGACTGGGTTGCTACCTCTGGTGGAAAGCGCTGCTGATGCCTATACGTGTCACGAGTTCTGGTTAATCTTCAAGGACATAAAGGATAAATGTCCTGAATTGGCTAAGTATCTGGAAGATTCTGATTTTAGGAAGTGGGCACGAAGCTATGCGCCTGCGAACAGGTATAATATCATGACTACCAACATTGCAGAGTCTCTCAATTCTATGTTGAGGATGCCTCGTGAGTTGCCCATTATCTCTCTCCTTGAAACTATCAGATTGACGATGACCACTTGGTTTTTTGAGCGACGCGAAGCGGCTGCGAAACATAAGCACCTGGTTACTCCAAAAGTTGTGCAGAAATTGGTATCTAGGTTAGGGGCCGCAATGTTGTTGAATGTGTATCAAGTTGATCGAAGCGAGTTTGAGGTGAAGAATGAAACAATGAAGTTTGTTGTTGACTTGGAGAAGCGGCATTGCACATGTAATGTTTTCGACATTGACAAGATCCCCTGCATCCATGCCATCGCTGCTGCTAAGCATATCAAGAGAGATGAAAACCTTTTTGTTGATGCTTCTCACTTGACAGAAACGTGGGCTAAAGCTTATGCTGAAAGCATACATCCTGGTGGAGAGTTGTCAACGTCCACCTATCCAGAGAATATTGATGAACTGTCTTGCCCACCTCCATctaccaaaaagaaaagtggACGCCCTcctacaaagagaaagagatccgtTGGCGAGTTTGGGGTTCCTGGATCTAAATCTCAGTCCCACAAGTGCAGCAGATGTGGCACAGGAGGGCACAACAAGAGCACATGCGAGAGGCCTATAGGATGa
- the LOC111211441 gene encoding pathogenesis-related protein 5: MANLSSIHILFFAFITSGVAVSATVFTLENSCPYTVWPGILSGNTNTLGEGGFPLTPGASIQLNAPPGWSGRFWARTGCSFDSSGRGTCVTGDCGGALKCTGNGVPPATLAEFTVGSSNSGMDFYDVSLVDGYNVKMGIRPQGGSGDCRYAGCVSDINEICPSELRIMDPQNGGIVAACKSACAAFNSPEFCCTGAHATPQTCSPTQYSTMFKNACPSAYSYAYDDATSSFTCNGANYLITFCPARS; this comes from the exons ATGGCGAATCTCTCCAGTATTCACATTCTCTTCTTTGCGTTCATCACaa GCGGCGTTGCAGTTTCCGCCACCGTCTTCACTTTGGAAAACAGTTGCCCCTACACCGTGTGGCCGGGAATCCTCTCCGGCAACACCAACACCCTCGGCGAAGGCGGGTTTCCCTTGACTCCCGGCGCTTCCATACAGCTCAACGCTCCTCCGGGATGGTCAGGACGTTTCTGGGCTCGTACCGGCTGCAGCTTTGACTCCTCCGGCCGCGGCACCTGCGTCACCGGAGACTGCGGCGGCGCTTTAAAATGTACCGGGAATGGAGTTCCTCCAGCCACTCTTGCCGAGTTCACCGTCGGATCAAGCAACTCCGGCATGGATTTCTACGACGTGAGCCTCGTTGACGGTTACAACGTCAAGATGGGGATTAGACCACAGGGAGGATCCGGAGATTGTCGTTACGCAGGATGCGTCTCCGACATCAACGAGATTTGTCCTAGCGAGCTTCGGATCATGGATCCGCAGAACGGTGGTATCGTGGCGGCGTGTAAGAGCGCCTGCGCGGCGTTTAACTCGCCGGAGTTTTGTTGTACTGGTGCTCACGCGACGCCGCAAACTTGTTCTCCGACGCAGTACTCGACTATGTTTAAGAACGCTTGCCCTAGCGCTTATAGTTATGCCTATGACGACGCGACGAGTTCCTTCACTTGTAATGGAGCTAACTACTTGATCACTTTCTGCCCGGCCCGTTCTTAA